A stretch of Pseudomonas sp. CCC3.1 DNA encodes these proteins:
- a CDS encoding TetR/AcrR family transcriptional regulator, which yields MNKKGDETTMAPRPSPAQLPALRKRPSQSRSRALVDAVEQACLRILDEAGEQALTVARIAEISGVAVGSIYQYFPNKDAIIALLYERVLDEESEELLKVRERLVGVPLALALRDILANIIRVETRLFKLNKAFHLRYHSALHLGKWRGSYHTTSDFIEATWLPLLRLYDHEITTEHPDLAAYLLGQGLRSVIRSVLEDVPAQLEHPGLLDSLVAMAIGCLRPCAFD from the coding sequence ATGAATAAGAAAGGTGATGAAACGACGATGGCCCCAAGGCCTTCGCCGGCGCAGTTGCCCGCGTTACGCAAACGACCATCCCAGTCACGCTCTCGCGCACTGGTCGATGCCGTGGAACAGGCGTGTCTGCGGATTCTGGATGAGGCAGGTGAGCAAGCGCTGACCGTCGCGCGGATCGCGGAAATATCAGGCGTCGCAGTCGGCTCGATCTACCAATATTTTCCCAATAAGGACGCGATCATTGCCTTGCTGTACGAGCGTGTTCTCGACGAGGAGTCCGAGGAGCTGCTGAAGGTGCGCGAAAGGTTGGTTGGCGTGCCATTGGCATTGGCACTGCGCGATATTCTGGCCAACATTATTCGCGTCGAAACACGCCTGTTCAAATTGAACAAGGCCTTTCACTTGCGTTACCACTCTGCCTTGCACCTGGGAAAGTGGCGCGGCTCTTACCACACGACGAGTGACTTCATCGAAGCGACCTGGCTGCCGCTCCTGCGTCTGTATGACCATGAGATCACCACGGAGCACCCCGATTTGGCGGCTTATTTGCTCGGCCAGGGGTTGCGCAGTGTCATCAGGTCGGTGCTGGAGGATGTTCCGGCGCAACTGGAACACCCGGGCTTGCTCGACAGCCTGGTCGCCATGGCTATCGGCTGCCTGCGTCCATGCGCATTTGACTGA
- the queE gene encoding 7-carboxy-7-deazaguanine synthase QueE, with product MQDTLRITEVFYSLQGETRTAGLPTVFVRLTGCPLRCQYCDSAYAFSGGTVRPLDSILEQVADFRPRYVCVTGGEPLAQPNAIPLLKQLCDAGYEVSIETSGALDISAVDPRVSRVLDLKTPGSKESHRNLYENIALLTTNDQVKFVICSREDYDWAVSKLIEYGLERRAGEVLFSPSHHDLPARDLADWIVADNLPVRLQMQLHKYLWNDEPGR from the coding sequence ATGCAAGACACATTGAGAATTACCGAAGTTTTTTACTCTTTACAGGGTGAAACGCGAACGGCTGGCCTGCCCACCGTTTTTGTACGCCTGACCGGCTGCCCTTTGCGCTGCCAGTATTGCGACAGCGCCTACGCCTTTAGTGGCGGCACCGTACGCCCGCTCGACAGCATTCTTGAGCAAGTGGCTGATTTTCGCCCACGTTACGTGTGCGTGACCGGTGGCGAGCCGCTGGCGCAGCCCAATGCTATTCCATTGCTCAAACAGCTTTGCGACGCAGGTTACGAAGTGTCGATCGAGACCAGTGGTGCGCTGGATATTTCAGCGGTCGATCCACGAGTCAGTCGTGTGCTCGACCTGAAAACGCCAGGCTCCAAAGAGTCCCATCGTAATCTCTACGAAAACATTGCTTTGCTGACCACAAATGACCAAGTGAAATTTGTGATCTGCTCGCGTGAAGACTACGACTGGGCTGTGTCCAAGTTGATTGAGTACGGTTTGGAGCGTCGCGCGGGCGAAGTCTTGTTTTCGCCGAGCCACCACGACCTGCCGGCCCGTGATCTTGCTGACTGGATCGTGGCTGACAATCTGCCTGTGCGCTTGCAGATGCAGTTGCATAAATATCTTTGGAATGACGAGCCAGGGCGCTGA
- a CDS encoding DMT family transporter — protein MKLSDYVRLLSLAAIWGASFLFMRISAPVLGALPTAFFRVLLGAIGLAVIIAILKTKIDFKGKLQQIIVLGVINSGIPFLMYSAAALLLPAGYSAIFNATTPMMGVLIGWMCFSDPLTLKKGIGVLVGLMGITLLTSTGPVTLSMNVVMGALACLVATSCYGAAGFLTKRWIADKGGLDAKLVAFGSQIGATLFLAPFFGISTAINQPASWGNPEVWIALVALGFICTACAYILYFRLIADIGPVRSLTVTFLIPPFGVLWGVMFLGERLSVAHLYGGGLICLAVWFVLSKSKPKQEPSPASD, from the coding sequence ATGAAATTATCCGATTATGTTCGACTACTTTCTCTGGCAGCGATCTGGGGCGCCAGTTTCCTCTTCATGCGCATCTCGGCTCCTGTTTTGGGCGCATTGCCGACTGCATTTTTTCGCGTTTTGTTGGGCGCTATTGGCTTGGCCGTCATCATTGCCATTTTAAAAACCAAAATCGACTTCAAAGGTAAGCTACAGCAGATCATCGTGCTGGGCGTTATCAATTCTGGCATCCCATTTTTGATGTATAGCGCGGCGGCACTGCTGTTACCTGCCGGTTATTCAGCCATTTTCAATGCGACTACACCGATGATGGGCGTCTTGATCGGTTGGATGTGTTTCAGCGATCCGTTGACACTGAAAAAAGGTATCGGCGTGTTGGTCGGGCTTATGGGCATTACGCTGCTGACCAGCACCGGCCCCGTCACACTTTCAATGAACGTGGTCATGGGCGCGTTGGCGTGTTTAGTCGCCACCAGTTGCTATGGTGCAGCAGGATTTCTGACTAAACGATGGATAGCTGACAAGGGTGGGCTGGACGCGAAACTCGTAGCGTTTGGCAGTCAGATTGGCGCGACGCTGTTTCTCGCACCGTTTTTCGGAATCTCAACCGCAATAAACCAACCCGCGAGCTGGGGTAACCCAGAGGTTTGGATAGCACTCGTTGCGTTGGGTTTCATCTGCACCGCGTGTGCGTACATTCTGTACTTCCGCTTGATCGCGGATATAGGGCCAGTGCGTTCGCTGACCGTGACCTTCCTTATCCCTCCCTTCGGTGTGTTGTGGGGTGTGATGTTCCTTGGTGAACGTCTTTCGGTCGCACATTTGTACGGCGGCGGGCTTATCTGTTTGGCTGTGTGGTTCGTGCTCAGCAAGAGCAAGCCGAAGCAAGAGCCATCACCCGCTTCGGATTGA
- a CDS encoding TauD/TfdA dioxygenase family protein, with protein sequence MPSYFTVRQLGPSLGAEVLGLDSTSLVLPETLAALEAALFKHEAIVLHAPELRPEQHLAIARYFGEPEVHTFYPNLGDGFEQITVIDSKLGDRADMWHHDETFLPSPPIVTMTHAQILPPCGGDTCWISMTTAYDALSERMKHYLEGLSAWHDMNGPMTAALRQNVVTHERYVEVIKANRRHLHPLVIQHPTTGRKALYLSPTYTTHIDGLASPESDAILAYLHAHCQHVQFGFRHRWRVGDMVLWDNRSVLHNAILDYQPHQRRMQRTSVFACGPFHG encoded by the coding sequence ATGCCTTCATATTTCACCGTCCGGCAGCTTGGCCCAAGCCTGGGTGCCGAAGTACTTGGCCTGGATTCGACTTCATTGGTGTTGCCAGAAACGCTGGCTGCACTTGAGGCGGCACTGTTCAAACATGAAGCCATCGTACTGCACGCCCCAGAACTGAGACCCGAGCAACATTTGGCGATTGCACGGTATTTCGGTGAACCAGAAGTCCACACCTTCTACCCCAACCTGGGCGATGGCTTTGAACAGATCACCGTGATCGACTCCAAGCTGGGAGATCGAGCGGATATGTGGCACCACGACGAGACTTTTCTGCCCTCCCCACCGATTGTCACGATGACTCACGCCCAGATCCTGCCGCCGTGTGGCGGCGACACCTGCTGGATCAGCATGACCACGGCCTACGACGCGCTGTCCGAACGCATGAAGCACTACCTCGAAGGCCTCAGTGCCTGGCACGACATGAACGGGCCAATGACGGCCGCGCTGCGCCAAAACGTCGTCACGCACGAGCGCTATGTCGAGGTCATCAAAGCAAACCGGCGGCACCTGCATCCGCTGGTCATTCAGCATCCGACGACAGGCCGAAAGGCGCTGTATCTGAGTCCGACCTACACCACCCATATCGACGGCCTGGCCAGCCCGGAAAGCGATGCGATCCTTGCCTACCTGCATGCCCATTGCCAACACGTCCAATTCGGTTTCCGCCATCGCTGGCGCGTCGGCGACATGGTTCTCTGGGACAACCGCAGCGTGCTCCACAACGCCATCCTGGACTATCAACCGCACCAAAGGCGCATGCAACGCACCTCGGTTTTCGCCTGCGGGCCTTTCCACGGATGA
- a CDS encoding class II aldolase/adducin family protein, protein MLKDSLNKELLARYAPKPGRYALLPELTPHQTVALLCRVLYREGYNDHIAGHITVRQDDGTYLANPWELTWGEVTASDIVRLDPQGKVIEGEWNITPAINLHIDVHSARHDVGVVIHNHPQWGSVWSVAGRTPPIYDQTSALVDTDPVLYDEYQGTVEDAERGRAVVDALGTQKWALLANHGVLVVANGIRQAHLRAITLEWRSRLAWHVETLGGGSPLPASVARATGERTDANGFPFLWEAMAREEIRRDPTVLE, encoded by the coding sequence ATGTTGAAGGACTCGCTTAACAAGGAATTGCTGGCTCGCTACGCGCCCAAGCCAGGTCGATATGCGCTGTTGCCCGAATTGACGCCGCACCAGACCGTGGCATTGCTGTGCCGGGTTTTGTATCGCGAGGGTTATAACGACCACATCGCTGGCCACATAACCGTGCGCCAGGACGACGGCACTTACCTGGCCAACCCCTGGGAGCTCACCTGGGGTGAAGTAACCGCCTCGGACATCGTGCGCCTCGATCCGCAAGGCAAGGTGATCGAGGGCGAGTGGAATATCACGCCAGCTATCAACCTGCACATTGATGTACACAGCGCCCGGCATGATGTCGGCGTGGTGATCCACAACCATCCACAGTGGGGATCCGTGTGGTCGGTCGCTGGGCGTACTCCGCCGATCTATGACCAGACGTCTGCCTTGGTTGACACTGACCCGGTGCTCTATGACGAGTATCAGGGCACGGTTGAAGATGCGGAACGAGGCCGCGCCGTCGTGGATGCCCTTGGCACGCAAAAATGGGCGCTGCTCGCCAACCACGGTGTGCTGGTCGTGGCCAACGGCATTCGCCAAGCGCACTTGCGCGCAATCACCCTGGAGTGGCGCAGCCGTCTGGCCTGGCATGTAGAAACGCTCGGCGGCGGCTCACCTCTGCCCGCCAGCGTCGCGCGGGCCACCGGAGAACGCACCGATGCCAATGGGTTTCCATTCCTGTGGGAAGCCATGGCTCGCGAGGAAATCCGGCGCGACCCAACCGTTCTTGAGTAA
- the ada gene encoding bifunctional DNA-binding transcriptional regulator/O6-methylguanine-DNA methyltransferase Ada has product MNRPPRSSAPYDTDEQRWKAVQDRDVAADGHFVYAVRTTGIYCRPSSSARLPKRENVTFFASAELAEAVGYRPSRRASADQTRANEQRTERVAKACRLIDCSETSQTLDDLAAQLGMSTFHFHRVFKAETGLTPKAYASASRARKLREELGHEDTSVTDAIYGAGFNSNSRFYEASEQLLGMRVKEYRNGGIGATIRFAVGECSLGAILVAQSHKGICAILLGEDPEDLVTDLQDQFPKANLIGCDHAFEQLVAQVVGFIEAPSLGLNLPLDIRGTAFQERVWQALRDIPPGTTASYTDIAERIGSPKSVRAVAQACGANHIAVAIPCHRVVRRNGDISGYRWGVERKRELLKRETTC; this is encoded by the coding sequence ATGAACCGTCCTCCGCGGTCGAGCGCACCCTACGACACCGACGAGCAGCGATGGAAGGCCGTCCAGGACAGAGATGTAGCTGCAGACGGTCACTTCGTCTACGCCGTACGCACAACGGGTATCTACTGTCGACCCAGCTCATCCGCCAGGCTCCCCAAGAGAGAGAACGTGACCTTTTTTGCCAGCGCTGAGTTGGCAGAAGCAGTTGGCTATCGGCCAAGCCGCCGTGCCTCTGCCGATCAGACACGCGCAAACGAACAACGGACTGAGCGTGTAGCAAAAGCGTGTCGCCTTATCGACTGCTCAGAAACATCTCAGACCCTGGATGATCTGGCCGCACAGCTCGGAATGAGTACATTCCACTTTCACCGGGTGTTCAAAGCAGAGACTGGCCTGACACCGAAGGCCTACGCCTCGGCGTCACGCGCGCGCAAGCTACGTGAAGAGCTGGGACACGAGGATACCTCGGTGACCGATGCAATCTACGGCGCCGGCTTCAACTCCAATAGCCGGTTCTACGAGGCCTCAGAGCAACTGCTGGGCATGCGCGTGAAGGAGTATCGAAATGGCGGTATTGGAGCAACCATCCGCTTTGCCGTTGGCGAATGTTCTTTAGGGGCCATTCTCGTGGCTCAAAGCCATAAAGGCATCTGCGCAATCCTATTGGGCGAAGATCCCGAAGACCTGGTGACTGACCTCCAAGACCAGTTTCCCAAGGCTAATTTGATCGGGTGCGATCACGCGTTTGAGCAACTGGTCGCTCAGGTGGTGGGATTCATCGAGGCACCATCACTGGGTTTGAACCTGCCATTGGATATCAGAGGTACAGCCTTCCAAGAGCGTGTTTGGCAAGCTCTTCGAGACATTCCGCCTGGGACCACAGCCAGCTACACCGACATCGCAGAACGGATTGGCTCGCCAAAATCCGTCCGTGCGGTCGCTCAGGCCTGCGGCGCCAACCACATTGCCGTGGCCATTCCCTGCCACCGCGTTGTCCGCCGCAATGGCGACATCTCGGGTTATCGCTGGGGTGTAGAGCGTAAGCGCGAACTTCTGAAGCGCGAAACCACTTGCTGA
- the queC gene encoding 7-cyano-7-deazaguanine synthase QueC, whose product MTEHSVVTEKRAVILLSGGLDSATVVAMARAEGYSCYTMSFDYGQRHRAELDAAARVARDLGAIEHKVIGLNLDGMGGSALTDSSIDVPEAPSEGIPVTYVPARNTVFLSLALGWAEVLQARDIFIGVNAVDYSGYPDCRPEFVKAFEVMANLATKAGVEGQGFRIKAPLQNMSKAQIVQAGVKFGVDYSLTVSCYQADAQGRACGKCDSCRLRAEGFQAAGISDPTRYF is encoded by the coding sequence ATGACTGAACACAGTGTTGTCACTGAAAAGAGAGCCGTCATCCTGCTGTCTGGCGGCCTTGACTCAGCCACAGTCGTGGCCATGGCCCGAGCTGAAGGCTACAGCTGCTACACCATGAGCTTTGATTACGGCCAGCGTCATCGTGCTGAGCTCGACGCCGCTGCGCGGGTAGCGCGTGACTTGGGTGCTATTGAACACAAAGTCATAGGCTTGAACCTGGACGGTATGGGTGGCTCAGCGCTGACCGACAGCTCGATCGACGTACCTGAGGCGCCGAGTGAAGGCATTCCGGTGACTTACGTACCTGCACGCAACACAGTATTCCTGTCGTTGGCATTGGGCTGGGCAGAAGTGCTGCAAGCGCGAGACATCTTCATCGGCGTCAATGCAGTGGATTACTCGGGTTATCCAGACTGCCGCCCTGAGTTCGTAAAGGCGTTCGAAGTCATGGCCAACCTGGCGACCAAAGCCGGTGTAGAGGGGCAGGGGTTCCGCATCAAAGCGCCGTTGCAAAACATGAGTAAGGCGCAAATCGTCCAGGCCGGGGTGAAGTTCGGTGTGGATTATTCGCTGACCGTATCCTGCTATCAGGCCGACGCTCAAGGCCGTGCATGTGGCAAGTGTGACAGCTGCCGCCTGCGTGCAGAAGGCTTTCAAGCCGCCGGCATTTCGGACCCAACACGTTACTTTTGA